A region from the Variovorax paradoxus genome encodes:
- a CDS encoding sugar ABC transporter permease, whose amino-acid sequence MSNPTPGWWRRTGVDLRLLLMSVLLIAMGVVFNVMSGGVFLSPENLYNVAQQTAVVGIVSTVMVLVIVARHIDLSVGSVMGFVGVLIAYLQYTSGWSWPAACLAGLAVALLVSIYQGWLTAMLGVPSFVVTLGGLMSFRGAAFLVADGKTQPVNDEFFQRLGGGYDGGIGTTMTWVLAAFVAVVLFARMLQKRRARAHHEMPNEPLWLEVLLTAVAAAVVFVFAAVMNNYQIASKDAPQGLPIPVLIWAVVAIVLSFIVHRTRFGRYVFAMGGNPDAAALVGIPVKRVTLMLFALLAVLVTVAAIVSIARLNAGTNSLGTGMELYVIAAAVIGGTALSGGTGSIFGSVLGALIMQSLDSGMLLLDVPIGKRMVIIGQVLIVAVVFDVLYRRKFGEN is encoded by the coding sequence ATGAGCAATCCAACGCCAGGCTGGTGGCGGCGCACAGGCGTCGACCTGCGGCTCTTGCTGATGAGCGTGCTGCTGATCGCAATGGGGGTGGTTTTCAACGTGATGTCCGGCGGCGTGTTCCTGTCGCCCGAGAACCTCTACAACGTGGCGCAGCAGACGGCCGTGGTGGGCATCGTGTCGACGGTGATGGTGCTGGTCATCGTGGCGCGCCACATCGACCTGTCGGTGGGCTCGGTCATGGGTTTCGTCGGCGTGCTGATCGCCTACCTGCAATACACCTCGGGCTGGTCGTGGCCCGCGGCCTGCCTTGCGGGGCTCGCGGTGGCGCTGCTGGTGTCGATCTACCAGGGCTGGCTCACGGCGATGCTGGGCGTGCCCTCGTTCGTGGTCACGCTCGGCGGGCTGATGTCGTTCCGCGGCGCCGCCTTCCTGGTGGCGGACGGCAAGACGCAGCCCGTGAACGACGAATTCTTCCAGCGCCTGGGCGGCGGTTACGACGGCGGCATCGGCACCACCATGACCTGGGTCCTCGCGGCCTTCGTGGCGGTGGTGCTGTTCGCGCGCATGCTGCAGAAGCGCCGTGCGCGCGCGCACCACGAGATGCCCAACGAGCCGTTGTGGCTCGAAGTGCTGCTGACGGCCGTGGCGGCGGCCGTGGTGTTCGTCTTCGCGGCGGTCATGAACAACTACCAGATCGCCTCGAAGGACGCGCCGCAGGGCCTGCCGATTCCGGTGCTGATCTGGGCCGTGGTGGCGATCGTGCTGTCGTTCATCGTGCACCGCACGCGCTTCGGCCGCTATGTGTTCGCGATGGGCGGCAATCCCGATGCGGCGGCGCTGGTGGGCATTCCGGTCAAGCGCGTCACGCTGATGCTGTTTGCGCTGCTCGCGGTGCTGGTGACGGTGGCGGCCATCGTGTCGATTGCGCGGCTCAACGCGGGCACCAATTCGCTTGGCACAGGCATGGAGCTGTACGTGATCGCGGCCGCCGTGATCGGCGGCACGGCGCTCTCGGGCGGCACCGGTTCGATCTTCGGCTCGGTGCTGGGCGCGCTGATCATGCAGTCGCTCGACAGCGGCATGCTGCTGCTCGACGTGCCGATCGGCAAGCGCATGGTGATCATCGGGCAGGTGCTGATCGTGGCTGTCGTGTTCGACGTGCTGTATCGACGCAAGTTTGGGGAAAACTAG